A portion of the Coturnix japonica isolate 7356 chromosome 4, Coturnix japonica 2.1, whole genome shotgun sequence genome contains these proteins:
- the RGS12 gene encoding regulator of G-protein signaling 12 isoform X4 → MNLGRVLLGKITAVSYEERSATVSDGELNSADLKDCISENSLSSNASLPSVQSCRRLRERRVASWAVSFERLLQDPVGVKYFSEFLRKEFSEENILFWQACEYFNHVPAHDKKELSYRAREIFSKFLCSKATTPVNIDSQAQLADDILNSPHPDMFKEQQLQIFNLMKFDSYTRFLKSPLYQECILAEVEGRTLPDPQRVPSSPTSKHSISSEKSNISTPKKLSGKSKSGRSLNEESGEEDTEKKKRGTFFSWSRSKSLGKSQKRKENGDYQNDSIQSNGLSYRRESQGSMSSTASLDLSEPSRLPAFVPDKEKSPKYCSVNLPDGSSSKMAVKSGFSIKEVLSGLCEKHGINIAAVDLFLVGGDKPLVLHQDSSILESRDLRLEKRTLFRLDLVPINRSVGLKAKPTKPVTEVLRPVVAKYGLNLNELVARLNGEQEPLDLGVPISNLDGQRVILDEKEPTKGRVFTDKQKGASVKQSATVTTSRNQVSTGEGRTLGKSNSIKMKGENGKNAREVRLSKREESIAKIGKKKCQKINLDEAEEFFELISKAQSNRADDQRGLLRKEDLILPDFLRLPPSGPEPSSSTPTGPKGLSRQVSKNDEKDGCTSPSGKQEPMQNYSENSVKKTSYSENKHKAALIALHGQKSFNVPFNTTLSPIPHAHENTATIWKRQSRELQAEGIQMIDDENVADLTLVAEGDISSPNSTLLPPPPPPQPSDVSKLTEANFPPPTPFTGNQEKSGYQRSNSGANHIRRKDSQGTSRNPGEQTSLKAKASRSINPAGVKESLGKELPVNRIIDVDGVKLEDTGTRSCDDSEGNLSFESYISELRSCQGRMRTGVYRTSDLPSLIAVKSEKSKGTESQYKATFV, encoded by the exons AGCTGAATAGTGCTGATTTAAAAGACTGCATCAGTGAAAATAGTCTCAGTAGCAATGCCAGCCTTCCCAGCGTACAGAGCTGTCGACGACTTCGAGAAAGAAGAGTTGCAAGCTGGGCAGTTTCATTTGAGCGGCTTCTTCAGGATCCTGTTGGTGTTAAGTATTTTTCG GAATTTCTGCGGAAGGAAtttagtgaagaaaatattttattttggcagGCTTGTGAATATTTCAATCATGTACCCGCACATGATAAAAAAGAG ctttcttaCAGAGCTCGGGAGATCTTCAGTAAATTTTTGTGTAGCAAAGCTACAACCCCTGTTAATATTGATAGCCAGGCACAGCTGGCAGATGATATTCTCAATTCTCCACATCCAGATATGTTCAAGGAACAGCAACTTCAG atttttaactTGATGAAGTTCGATAGCTATACTCGCTTTCTCAAATCCCCCCTTTACCAAGAATGCATCCTAGCTGAAGTTGAAGGTCGGACTCTTCCTGATCCACAGCGTGTTCCCAGCAGCCCCACTTCTAAACACAGTATTAGTTCAGAGAAGTCCAATATCTCAACACCGAAAAAG CTGAGTGGTAAATCAAAGTCAGGAAGATCCTTAAATGAAGAGTCAGGAGAGGAGgatactgagaagaaaaagagggggaCGTTTTTCTCTTGGTCAAGAAGCAAGAGTTTGGGAAaatcacagaagagaaaggaaaatggtgATTATCAAAACG ATTCTATTCAGTCCAATGGATTATCATACAGGCGAGAATCCCAAGGCTCCATGTCTTCAACAGCTAGTCTTGACTTG TCTGAACCCTCTAGACTGCCTGCATTTGTACCAGATAAAGAGAAATCCCCCAAGTACTGCTCTGTAAACCTTCCAGATGGTTCATCCAGCAAAATGGCTGTCAAATCTGGATTTTCTATCAAAGAGGTGCTGTCTGGGCTCTGTGAGAAACATGGCATTAACATAGCTGCAGTGGACCTTTTTTTAGTTGGAGGTGATAAG CCACTTGTATTGCACCAAGACAGCAGCATCCTGGAGTCTCGGGACCTACGCTTAGAAAAACGCACTTTATTTCG GCTGGATCTTGTTCCAATTAATCGATCAGTTGGTTTGAAGGCTAAACCCACCAAACCGGTAACAGAGGTCCTAAGGCCTGTGGTTGCAAAATATGGTTTAAATCTTAATGAGCTTGTGGCAAGACTA AATGGTGAGCAGGAACCACTTGATCTCGGTGTCCCTATATCTAATCTGGATGGTCAGCGGGTAATTCTAGATGAAAAAGAGCCAACAAAGGGTAGAG TGTTTACAGATAAACAAAAAGGTGCATCAGTAAAACAGAGTGCAACTGTTACTACTTCAAGAAATCAAGTATCTACT ggagagggaagaacTCTAGGAAAGTCTAATTCTATCAAAATGAAAGGcgaaaatggaaaaaatgctaGGGAAGTCCGGCTGTCAAAGAGAGAAGAATCTATTGCAaagattgggaaaaaaaaatgtcagaaaataaatttggatGAAGCAGAGG AATTTTTTGAACTCATATCCAAAGCTCAAAGTAACAGAGCAGATGACCAACGTGGACTGCTAAGGAAAGAAGACCTTATTCTTCCTGACTTTCTTCGTTTACCACCCTCTGGACCAGAACCGTCCTCATCTACACCAACAGGCCCTAAAGGCCTCAGCAGGCAAGTTtcaaaaaatgatgaaaaggaTGGATGTACATCACCAAGTGGAAAACAGGAGCCCATGCAAAACTACAGTGAAAATTCAGTTAAGAAAACGtcttattcagaaaataaacataaagcTGCTTTGATAGCTCTCCACGGTCAGAAGAGTTTCAATGTTCCTTTTAATACTACATTGTCTCCGATTCCACATGCACATGAAAACACGGCAACAATATGGAAAAGGCAGTCAAGAGAATTACAAGCTGAAGGCATACAGATGATAGACGATGAGAATGTGGCAGACTTGACTCTTGTTGCTGAAGGAGATATTAGTAGCCCTAACAGCACTTTGCTACCAccgccaccaccaccacagccGTCGGACGTCAGTAAACTCACAGAAGCCAACTTTCCACCCCCAACTCCTTTTACAGGTAATCAGGAAAAATCTGGATATCAAAGATCCAATTCAG GTGCAAACCACATAAGGAGAAAAGATTCACAGGGGACTTCACGGAACCCTGGTGAGCAGACGTCTCTCAAAGCAAAGGCCAGCAGAAGCATTAATCCTGCAGGTGTGAAGGAGAGCCTCGGTAAAGAACTGCCCGTGAACAGGATTATTGATGTGGATGGGGTCAAACTGGAAGACACCGGAACGCGCTCCTGCGATGACTCTGAAGGGAACCTCAGCTTTGAAAGTTACATCTCTGAACTGAGATCCTGCCAAGGGAGGATGAGGACTGGAGTTTATAGGACATCAGACCTTCCATCTCTCATTGCTGTCAAAAGTGAGAAGAGTAAGGGCACTGAGAGTCAGTATAAAGctacttttgtttaa
- the RGS12 gene encoding regulator of G-protein signaling 12 isoform X6: protein MQSATVSDGELNSADLKDCISENSLSSNASLPSVQSCRRLRERRVASWAVSFERLLQDPVGVKYFSEFLRKEFSEENILFWQACEYFNHVPAHDKKELSYRAREIFSKFLCSKATTPVNIDSQAQLADDILNSPHPDMFKEQQLQIFNLMKFDSYTRFLKSPLYQECILAEVEGRTLPDPQRVPSSPTSKHSISSEKSNISTPKKLSGKSKSGRSLNEESGEEDTEKKKRGTFFSWSRSKSLGKSQKRKENGDYQNDSIQSNGLSYRRESQGSMSSTASLDLSEPSRLPAFVPDKEKSPKYCSVNLPDGSSSKMAVKSGFSIKEVLSGLCEKHGINIAAVDLFLVGGDKPLVLHQDSSILESRDLRLEKRTLFRLDLVPINRSVGLKAKPTKPVTEVLRPVVAKYGLNLNELVARLNGEQEPLDLGVPISNLDGQRVILDEKEPTKGRVFTDKQKGASVKQSATVTTSRNQVSTGEGRTLGKSNSIKMKGENGKNAREVRLSKREESIAKIGKKKCQKINLDEAEEFFELISKAQSNRADDQRGLLRKEDLILPDFLRLPPSGPEPSSSTPTGPKGLSRQVSKNDEKDGCTSPSGKQEPMQNYSENSVKKTSYSENKHKAALIALHGQKSFNVPFNTTLSPIPHAHENTATIWKRQSRELQAEGIQMIDDENVADLTLVAEGDISSPNSTLLPPPPPPQPSDVSKLTEANFPPPTPFTGNQEKSGYQRSNSGANHIRRKDSQGTSRNPGEQTSLKAKASRSINPAGVKESLGKELPVNRIIDVDGVKLEDTGTRSCDDSEGNLSFESYISELRSCQGRMRTGVYRTSDLPSLIAVKSEKSKGTESQYKATFV, encoded by the exons AGCTGAATAGTGCTGATTTAAAAGACTGCATCAGTGAAAATAGTCTCAGTAGCAATGCCAGCCTTCCCAGCGTACAGAGCTGTCGACGACTTCGAGAAAGAAGAGTTGCAAGCTGGGCAGTTTCATTTGAGCGGCTTCTTCAGGATCCTGTTGGTGTTAAGTATTTTTCG GAATTTCTGCGGAAGGAAtttagtgaagaaaatattttattttggcagGCTTGTGAATATTTCAATCATGTACCCGCACATGATAAAAAAGAG ctttcttaCAGAGCTCGGGAGATCTTCAGTAAATTTTTGTGTAGCAAAGCTACAACCCCTGTTAATATTGATAGCCAGGCACAGCTGGCAGATGATATTCTCAATTCTCCACATCCAGATATGTTCAAGGAACAGCAACTTCAG atttttaactTGATGAAGTTCGATAGCTATACTCGCTTTCTCAAATCCCCCCTTTACCAAGAATGCATCCTAGCTGAAGTTGAAGGTCGGACTCTTCCTGATCCACAGCGTGTTCCCAGCAGCCCCACTTCTAAACACAGTATTAGTTCAGAGAAGTCCAATATCTCAACACCGAAAAAG CTGAGTGGTAAATCAAAGTCAGGAAGATCCTTAAATGAAGAGTCAGGAGAGGAGgatactgagaagaaaaagagggggaCGTTTTTCTCTTGGTCAAGAAGCAAGAGTTTGGGAAaatcacagaagagaaaggaaaatggtgATTATCAAAACG ATTCTATTCAGTCCAATGGATTATCATACAGGCGAGAATCCCAAGGCTCCATGTCTTCAACAGCTAGTCTTGACTTG TCTGAACCCTCTAGACTGCCTGCATTTGTACCAGATAAAGAGAAATCCCCCAAGTACTGCTCTGTAAACCTTCCAGATGGTTCATCCAGCAAAATGGCTGTCAAATCTGGATTTTCTATCAAAGAGGTGCTGTCTGGGCTCTGTGAGAAACATGGCATTAACATAGCTGCAGTGGACCTTTTTTTAGTTGGAGGTGATAAG CCACTTGTATTGCACCAAGACAGCAGCATCCTGGAGTCTCGGGACCTACGCTTAGAAAAACGCACTTTATTTCG GCTGGATCTTGTTCCAATTAATCGATCAGTTGGTTTGAAGGCTAAACCCACCAAACCGGTAACAGAGGTCCTAAGGCCTGTGGTTGCAAAATATGGTTTAAATCTTAATGAGCTTGTGGCAAGACTA AATGGTGAGCAGGAACCACTTGATCTCGGTGTCCCTATATCTAATCTGGATGGTCAGCGGGTAATTCTAGATGAAAAAGAGCCAACAAAGGGTAGAG TGTTTACAGATAAACAAAAAGGTGCATCAGTAAAACAGAGTGCAACTGTTACTACTTCAAGAAATCAAGTATCTACT ggagagggaagaacTCTAGGAAAGTCTAATTCTATCAAAATGAAAGGcgaaaatggaaaaaatgctaGGGAAGTCCGGCTGTCAAAGAGAGAAGAATCTATTGCAaagattgggaaaaaaaaatgtcagaaaataaatttggatGAAGCAGAGG AATTTTTTGAACTCATATCCAAAGCTCAAAGTAACAGAGCAGATGACCAACGTGGACTGCTAAGGAAAGAAGACCTTATTCTTCCTGACTTTCTTCGTTTACCACCCTCTGGACCAGAACCGTCCTCATCTACACCAACAGGCCCTAAAGGCCTCAGCAGGCAAGTTtcaaaaaatgatgaaaaggaTGGATGTACATCACCAAGTGGAAAACAGGAGCCCATGCAAAACTACAGTGAAAATTCAGTTAAGAAAACGtcttattcagaaaataaacataaagcTGCTTTGATAGCTCTCCACGGTCAGAAGAGTTTCAATGTTCCTTTTAATACTACATTGTCTCCGATTCCACATGCACATGAAAACACGGCAACAATATGGAAAAGGCAGTCAAGAGAATTACAAGCTGAAGGCATACAGATGATAGACGATGAGAATGTGGCAGACTTGACTCTTGTTGCTGAAGGAGATATTAGTAGCCCTAACAGCACTTTGCTACCAccgccaccaccaccacagccGTCGGACGTCAGTAAACTCACAGAAGCCAACTTTCCACCCCCAACTCCTTTTACAGGTAATCAGGAAAAATCTGGATATCAAAGATCCAATTCAG GTGCAAACCACATAAGGAGAAAAGATTCACAGGGGACTTCACGGAACCCTGGTGAGCAGACGTCTCTCAAAGCAAAGGCCAGCAGAAGCATTAATCCTGCAGGTGTGAAGGAGAGCCTCGGTAAAGAACTGCCCGTGAACAGGATTATTGATGTGGATGGGGTCAAACTGGAAGACACCGGAACGCGCTCCTGCGATGACTCTGAAGGGAACCTCAGCTTTGAAAGTTACATCTCTGAACTGAGATCCTGCCAAGGGAGGATGAGGACTGGAGTTTATAGGACATCAGACCTTCCATCTCTCATTGCTGTCAAAAGTGAGAAGAGTAAGGGCACTGAGAGTCAGTATAAAGctacttttgtttaa
- the RGS12 gene encoding regulator of G-protein signaling 12 isoform X5: MEKTFTDSQVSSATVSDGELNSADLKDCISENSLSSNASLPSVQSCRRLRERRVASWAVSFERLLQDPVGVKYFSEFLRKEFSEENILFWQACEYFNHVPAHDKKELSYRAREIFSKFLCSKATTPVNIDSQAQLADDILNSPHPDMFKEQQLQIFNLMKFDSYTRFLKSPLYQECILAEVEGRTLPDPQRVPSSPTSKHSISSEKSNISTPKKLSGKSKSGRSLNEESGEEDTEKKKRGTFFSWSRSKSLGKSQKRKENGDYQNDSIQSNGLSYRRESQGSMSSTASLDLSEPSRLPAFVPDKEKSPKYCSVNLPDGSSSKMAVKSGFSIKEVLSGLCEKHGINIAAVDLFLVGGDKPLVLHQDSSILESRDLRLEKRTLFRLDLVPINRSVGLKAKPTKPVTEVLRPVVAKYGLNLNELVARLNGEQEPLDLGVPISNLDGQRVILDEKEPTKGRVFTDKQKGASVKQSATVTTSRNQVSTGEGRTLGKSNSIKMKGENGKNAREVRLSKREESIAKIGKKKCQKINLDEAEEFFELISKAQSNRADDQRGLLRKEDLILPDFLRLPPSGPEPSSSTPTGPKGLSRQVSKNDEKDGCTSPSGKQEPMQNYSENSVKKTSYSENKHKAALIALHGQKSFNVPFNTTLSPIPHAHENTATIWKRQSRELQAEGIQMIDDENVADLTLVAEGDISSPNSTLLPPPPPPQPSDVSKLTEANFPPPTPFTGNQEKSGYQRSNSGANHIRRKDSQGTSRNPGEQTSLKAKASRSINPAGVKESLGKELPVNRIIDVDGVKLEDTGTRSCDDSEGNLSFESYISELRSCQGRMRTGVYRTSDLPSLIAVKSEKSKGTESQYKATFV; the protein is encoded by the exons AGCTGAATAGTGCTGATTTAAAAGACTGCATCAGTGAAAATAGTCTCAGTAGCAATGCCAGCCTTCCCAGCGTACAGAGCTGTCGACGACTTCGAGAAAGAAGAGTTGCAAGCTGGGCAGTTTCATTTGAGCGGCTTCTTCAGGATCCTGTTGGTGTTAAGTATTTTTCG GAATTTCTGCGGAAGGAAtttagtgaagaaaatattttattttggcagGCTTGTGAATATTTCAATCATGTACCCGCACATGATAAAAAAGAG ctttcttaCAGAGCTCGGGAGATCTTCAGTAAATTTTTGTGTAGCAAAGCTACAACCCCTGTTAATATTGATAGCCAGGCACAGCTGGCAGATGATATTCTCAATTCTCCACATCCAGATATGTTCAAGGAACAGCAACTTCAG atttttaactTGATGAAGTTCGATAGCTATACTCGCTTTCTCAAATCCCCCCTTTACCAAGAATGCATCCTAGCTGAAGTTGAAGGTCGGACTCTTCCTGATCCACAGCGTGTTCCCAGCAGCCCCACTTCTAAACACAGTATTAGTTCAGAGAAGTCCAATATCTCAACACCGAAAAAG CTGAGTGGTAAATCAAAGTCAGGAAGATCCTTAAATGAAGAGTCAGGAGAGGAGgatactgagaagaaaaagagggggaCGTTTTTCTCTTGGTCAAGAAGCAAGAGTTTGGGAAaatcacagaagagaaaggaaaatggtgATTATCAAAACG ATTCTATTCAGTCCAATGGATTATCATACAGGCGAGAATCCCAAGGCTCCATGTCTTCAACAGCTAGTCTTGACTTG TCTGAACCCTCTAGACTGCCTGCATTTGTACCAGATAAAGAGAAATCCCCCAAGTACTGCTCTGTAAACCTTCCAGATGGTTCATCCAGCAAAATGGCTGTCAAATCTGGATTTTCTATCAAAGAGGTGCTGTCTGGGCTCTGTGAGAAACATGGCATTAACATAGCTGCAGTGGACCTTTTTTTAGTTGGAGGTGATAAG CCACTTGTATTGCACCAAGACAGCAGCATCCTGGAGTCTCGGGACCTACGCTTAGAAAAACGCACTTTATTTCG GCTGGATCTTGTTCCAATTAATCGATCAGTTGGTTTGAAGGCTAAACCCACCAAACCGGTAACAGAGGTCCTAAGGCCTGTGGTTGCAAAATATGGTTTAAATCTTAATGAGCTTGTGGCAAGACTA AATGGTGAGCAGGAACCACTTGATCTCGGTGTCCCTATATCTAATCTGGATGGTCAGCGGGTAATTCTAGATGAAAAAGAGCCAACAAAGGGTAGAG TGTTTACAGATAAACAAAAAGGTGCATCAGTAAAACAGAGTGCAACTGTTACTACTTCAAGAAATCAAGTATCTACT ggagagggaagaacTCTAGGAAAGTCTAATTCTATCAAAATGAAAGGcgaaaatggaaaaaatgctaGGGAAGTCCGGCTGTCAAAGAGAGAAGAATCTATTGCAaagattgggaaaaaaaaatgtcagaaaataaatttggatGAAGCAGAGG AATTTTTTGAACTCATATCCAAAGCTCAAAGTAACAGAGCAGATGACCAACGTGGACTGCTAAGGAAAGAAGACCTTATTCTTCCTGACTTTCTTCGTTTACCACCCTCTGGACCAGAACCGTCCTCATCTACACCAACAGGCCCTAAAGGCCTCAGCAGGCAAGTTtcaaaaaatgatgaaaaggaTGGATGTACATCACCAAGTGGAAAACAGGAGCCCATGCAAAACTACAGTGAAAATTCAGTTAAGAAAACGtcttattcagaaaataaacataaagcTGCTTTGATAGCTCTCCACGGTCAGAAGAGTTTCAATGTTCCTTTTAATACTACATTGTCTCCGATTCCACATGCACATGAAAACACGGCAACAATATGGAAAAGGCAGTCAAGAGAATTACAAGCTGAAGGCATACAGATGATAGACGATGAGAATGTGGCAGACTTGACTCTTGTTGCTGAAGGAGATATTAGTAGCCCTAACAGCACTTTGCTACCAccgccaccaccaccacagccGTCGGACGTCAGTAAACTCACAGAAGCCAACTTTCCACCCCCAACTCCTTTTACAGGTAATCAGGAAAAATCTGGATATCAAAGATCCAATTCAG GTGCAAACCACATAAGGAGAAAAGATTCACAGGGGACTTCACGGAACCCTGGTGAGCAGACGTCTCTCAAAGCAAAGGCCAGCAGAAGCATTAATCCTGCAGGTGTGAAGGAGAGCCTCGGTAAAGAACTGCCCGTGAACAGGATTATTGATGTGGATGGGGTCAAACTGGAAGACACCGGAACGCGCTCCTGCGATGACTCTGAAGGGAACCTCAGCTTTGAAAGTTACATCTCTGAACTGAGATCCTGCCAAGGGAGGATGAGGACTGGAGTTTATAGGACATCAGACCTTCCATCTCTCATTGCTGTCAAAAGTGAGAAGAGTAAGGGCACTGAGAGTCAGTATAAAGctacttttgtttaa